In a genomic window of Phacochoerus africanus isolate WHEZ1 chromosome 6, ROS_Pafr_v1, whole genome shotgun sequence:
- the CD5L gene encoding CD5 antigen-like, with translation MALLVFLLLAFFTGPAQFESSSTVRLVGGPHRCEGRVEVQQNGKWGTVCDDGWGMEDVAVVCRELNCGEAKWTPAGILYTPLADKDQKVLFQEVICQGHELNLSQCDQVEVFDCTHDEDAGAQCEKPSLTVRLAGGPHRCEGRVEVQQNGEWHTMCRAGWGMEEAAVVCRELNCGEAKGTPRGTAYEPSTGTDQKVLMQEVICQGHELNLTACEPVDISACFHNEGAGVQCEKPSLTVRLAGGPHRCEGRVEVQQNGEWHTMCRAGWGMEEAAVVCRELNCGEAKGTPRGTAYEPSTGTDQKVLMQEVICQGHELNLTACEPVDISACFHNEGAGVQCEMLENVRLVGGPRRCKGRVEVKHRGKWGTVCKAGWNLSAAKVVCRQLGCGKALLTKRCCSTTQGQGPIWLSEVSCSGRELSLQRCSSGILGKNNCTHDDDMWVECEDPFDLRLVGGDTNCSGRLEVLHKGEWGSVCDDGWGEEEDQMVCKQLGCGESLFPSAKTQRFGHGVGRIWLDDVRCSGKEKSLEQCRHRFWGHHDCNHKEDVAVICSEP, from the exons ATGGCCCTGCTAGTCTTCTTGCTCCTTG ccTTTTTCACCGGACCTGCTcaatttg AGTCTTCATCCACAGTGCGACTGGTGGGAGGTCCCCATCGCTGTGAAGGCCGGGTGGAAGTGCAACAGAATGGCAAGTGGGGTACCGTGTGCGATGATGGCTGGGGCATGGaagacgtggctgtggtgtgccgGGAGCTGAACTGTGGAGAAGCCAAGTGGACACCAGCTGGTATTCTATATACACCATTGGcagacaaagaccaaaaagtCCTCTTCCAAGAGGTCATCTGCCAAGGGCATGAATTGAACCTGTCTCAGTGTGACCAAGTGGAAGTTTTTGATTGCACCCACGATGAGGATGCAGGGGCACAGTGTGAGA AACCTTCACTCACAGTGCGACTGGCAGGAGGTCCCCATCGCTGCGAAGGCCGGGTAGAAGTGCAGCAGAATGGCGAGTGGCATACCATGTGCCGTGCTGGCTGGGGCATGGAGGAAGCGGCTGTGGTGTGCCGGGAGCTGAACTGTGGAGAAGCCAAGGGGACACCGCGTGGTACTGCATATGAACCATCGACAGGCACAGACCAAAAAGTCCTCATGCAAGAGGTCATCTGCCAAGGGCATGAATTGAACCTGACTGCGTGTGAGCCAGTGGATATTTCTGCTTGTTTCCATAATGAAGGTGCAGGGGTGCAGTGTGAAA AACCTTCACTCACAGTGCGACTGGCAGGAGGTCCCCATCGCTGCGAAGGCCGGGTAGAAGTGCAGCAGAATGGCGAGTGGCATACCATGTGCCGTGCTGGCTGGGGCATGGAGGAAGCGGCTGTGGTGTGCCGGGAGCTGAACTGTGGAGAAGCCAAGGGGACACCGCGTGGTACTGCATATGAACCATCGACAGGCACAGACCAAAAAGTCCTCATGCAAGAGGTCATCTGCCAAGGGCATGAATTGAACCTGACTGCGTGTGAGCCAGTGGATATTTCTGCTTGTTTCCATAATGAAGGTGCAGGGGTGCAGTGTGAAA TGCTAGAGAATGTGAGGCTGGTTGGTGGCCCTAGGCGCTGTAAGGGGCGGGTGGAGGTGAAGCACCGAGGGAAGTGGGGCACCGTGTGCAAAGCAGGCTGGAATCTCTCAGCCGCGAAGGTGGTGTGCCGGCAGCTGGGGTGTGGGAAGGCTCTGCTGACCAAAAGATGCTGCAGTACTACCCAAGGTCAAGGGCCCATCTGGCTGAGTGAGGTGTCATGCTCAGGACGAGAACTAAGCCTTCAGCGCTGCTCTTCTGGGATTTTGGGGAAGAATAACTGCACCCATGATGATGACATGTGGGTCGAATGTGAAG ATCCCTTTGACTTGAGGCTGGTAGGAGGAGACACCAATTGCTCTGGGCGACTAGAGGTGCTGCACAAGGGCGAATGGGGCTCTGTCTGTGATGACGGCTGGGGAGAAGAAGAGGACCAGATGGTGTGCAAGCAGCTGGGCTGTGGGGAGTCCCTCTTCCCATCTGCCAAAACCCAGAGGTTTGGCCACGGGGTTGGCCGCATCTGGCTGGATGATGTTCGGTGCTCGGGGAAGGAGAAGTCCCTAGAGCAGTGCCGACACAGGTTCTGGGGACATCACGACTGCAACCACAAGGAGGATGTGGCTGTGATCTGTTCAG AACCATAG